A part of Eschrichtius robustus isolate mEscRob2 chromosome 20, mEscRob2.pri, whole genome shotgun sequence genomic DNA contains:
- the NME1 gene encoding nucleoside diphosphate kinase A, with protein sequence MANSERTFIAIKPDGVQRGLVGEIIKRFEQKGFRLVAMKFMQASEDLLKEHYIDLKDRPFFAGLVKYMHSGPVVAMVWEGLNIVKTGRVMLGETNPADSKPGTIRGDFCIQVGRNIIHGSDSVESAEKEIALWFHPEELVNYKSCAQNWIYE encoded by the exons ATGGCCAATAGCGAGCGCACCTTCATTGCCATCAAGCCTGATGGAGTCCAGCGTGGCCTTGTGGGAGAGATCATCAAGCGTTTTGAGCAGAAGGGATTCCGCCTTGTTGCCATGAAATTCATGCAG GCTTCTGAAGACCTTCTCAAGGAGCACTATATTGACCTGAAGGACCGTCCATTCTTTGCTGGCCTGGTGAAATACATGCACTCAGGGCCAGTGGTTGCCATG GTCTGGGAGGGgctgaatattgtgaagacaggccgAGTGATGCTTGGGGAGACCAACCCTGCGGACTCCAAGCCTGGGACCATCCGTGGGGACTTCTGCATCCAAGTTGGCAG GAACATTATCCATGGCAGTGATTCTGTGGAGAGTGCAGAGAAGGAGATTGCCTTGTGGTTTCACCCTGAGGAACTGGTGAATTACAAGAGCTGTGCTCAGAACTGGATCTACGAGTGA